A window from Primulina eburnea isolate SZY01 chromosome 2, ASM2296580v1, whole genome shotgun sequence encodes these proteins:
- the LOC140824779 gene encoding uncharacterized protein, which yields MSSELEDKAGKKEAKLKKQRKMFENITASEIAGYAVGALMLSATISAPKIDSFIASSQRSSLGMCKRCGDLKLVACSRCKGSGLIKEGGLFSLIPVVDQNPSMDGKSRLSRCSNCLAKGHFSCPECSKIPSNEA from the exons ATGTCTTCCGAATTGGAAGATAAGGCTGGGAAGAAAGAAGCGAAGCTGAAGAAACAACGAAAGATGTTCGAAAACATAACAGCGTCTGAAATTGCAGGCTATGCTGTGGGGGCTCTCATGCTTTCCGCTACCATTTCTGCTCCTAAAATCGATTCCTTTATTGCCTCTTCCCAACGAAG TTCTTTGGGAATGTGCAAGAGGTGTGGTGACCTGAAGCTGGTTGCCTGCTCCAGATGCAAAGGCTCTGGATTGATTAAAGAAGGTGGGCTGTTCAGTTTGATTCCTGTTGTTGATCAGAATCCATCCATGGATGGAAAGTCGAGATTGTCTCGTTGCAGCAATTGTCTTGCCAAAGGGCATTTTTCCTGCCCAGAGTGCTCCAAGATTCCATCAAACGAAGCTTGA
- the LOC140823547 gene encoding ultraviolet-B receptor UVR8: MEVDEILGESQRMRLPTKSAIYVWGYNESGQTGRRGEEKNLRIPGQLPPELFGCPDAGGNSRWLDIACGRGHTAAVASDGSLFTWGANDFGQLGDGTERGRKYPKKVKQLQSEFVISVSCGAHCTAAIAEPRENDGSMSTRRLWVWGQNQGSNNPRLYWGDFTPNTVVRQVSCGAVHVVALSEDGLLQAWGYNEYGQLGRGITCEGFQGARVINGYARFLDEAPELLKIIQVSCGEYHTAAISEKGEVYTWGLGSMGQLGHCSLQSGDKELLPRRVVALDGVFIKDVSCGGVHTCALTRTGALYAWGGGVAGQLGLGPLTGFFSCSLNESEIMLRNIPAMVIPTNVQLVACGHSHTLICTKDGRIHGWGYNSYGQAANANSTYAWYPSPVDWCVGEVRKLAAGGGHSAVLTDACSLKELCEFRLADSVTLSNASAIEDVASRTGSDALVRLCERFREHFPNAGDFADDDDKFIL, translated from the exons ATGGAGGTTGACGAAATACTGGGAGAATCCCAACGGATGAGGTTGCCGACGAAGAGCGCAATCTACGTATGGGGCTATAACGAGTCGGGTCAAACGGGCAGGAGAGGGGAAGAAAAGAACTTGCGGATCCCAGGGCAGCTGCCGCCGGAACTCTTTGGGTGTCCGGATGCTGGCGGCAATTCGCGATGGCTGGACATTGCCTGCGGTCGAGGACACACAGCCGCTGTCGCCTCCGATGGTTCTCTTTTCACCTGGG GGGCTAATGATTTTGGGCAACTTGGGGATGGGACTGAAAGAGGTAGGAAGTACCCGAAGAAAGTGAAGCAGTTGCAGTCTGAATTTGTGATATCGGTATCTTGTGGAGCACATTGTACCGCTGCTATCGCAGAACCACGTGAAAACGATGGTTCGATGTCGACTAGAAGACTCTGGGTTTGGGGACAAAATCAG GGTTCCAACAATCCACGTCTATATTGGGGTGACTTCACTCCAAACACG GTTGTTCGCCAAGTTTCTTGTGGGGCTGTTCACGTGGTTGCTTTATCAGAAGATGGCTTGTTACAAGCATGGG GCTATAATGAGTATGGCCAGCTTGGTAGAGGTATTACTTGTGAAGGTTTTCAGGGGGCTCGTGTAATTAATGGTTATGCCAGATTCCTTGACGAAGCCCCCGAGCTTTTGAAGATCATCCAGGTTTCTTGTGGAGAATATCACACTGCAGCCATATCAGAGAAAGGCGAGGT TTATACTTGGGGACTTGGGAGCATGGGCCAACTTGGGCATTGTTCACTTCAGTCGGGTGATAAAGAGCTATTACCTAGGCGTGTAGTTGCTCTAGATGGGGTGTTTATTAAGGATGTTTCATGTGGAGGTGTCCACACATGTGCTTTGACCAGGACAGGAGCTCTATACGCTTGGGGAGGAGGGGTTGCAGGGCAGTTAGGCCTTGGTCCCCTGACTGGTTTCTTTTCTTGCTCGCTAAATGAATCTGAAATTATGCTTCGCAATATACCCGCTATGGTGATTCCAACAAACGTGCAACTGGTCGCTTGTGGACATTCTCACACTCTCATTTGTACAAAGGATGGAAGAATTCATGGGTGGGGCTACAACAGCTACGGCCAGGCTGCTAATGCGAATTCTACATACGCTTGGTATCCTTCTCCAGTTGATTG GTGTGTTGGGGAAGTTCGGAAGTTGGCTGCTGGAGGTGGCCATTCAGCTGTGCTGACAGATGCATGTTCCTTGAAGGAATTGTGTGAGTTCAGGCTTGCAGATAGTGTGACTCTGTCGAATGCATCTGCCATCGAGGATGTTGCATCCAGAACTGGATCAGATGCTTTGGTGCGTCTTTGTGAAAGATTCCG GGAGCATTTTCCCAACGCCGGAGATTTCGCTGATGACGATGACAAATTTATCCTTTGA
- the LOC140823548 gene encoding E3 ubiquitin-protein ligase At3g02290-like, with protein sequence MGAVCCCWRGEWENFSNPNSSVYRNCVCLHCFVQNFLLVYASVFHRGGNALPSSSQGTSSFSSTETIDDSLADMYHAPPRPLPYDVDPRYVRIQQDESASRSEKGSTHSNNEMEPLRMNGFEKESDSLSYTSKQKEFTCDEGSKQYLSKSPLKLSAVKATTGFTHIYPSSEDEDVCPTCLEEYTAENPSILTKCSHHFHLGCIYEWMERSDTCPICCKVMAFDETT encoded by the exons ATGGGTGCTGTTTGTTGCTGCTGGAGGGGTGAATGGGAAAATTTTTCAAACCCCAACAGCTCTGTGTATAGGAACTGTGTTTGCCTTCATTGCTTTGTTCAGAACTTCTTACTTGTG TATGCATCAGTATTTCACAGAGGAGGAAATGCCCTGCCTTCTTCTTCTCAGGGGACATCTTCTTTCAGTTCTACAGAAACAATTGATGACTCTTTAGCTGATATGTATCATGCTCCTCCGAGACCTCTGCCTTATGATGTGGATCCAAGATATGTTCGCATCCAGCAGGATGAATCAGCCTCAAGAAGTGAGAAAGGCTCAACTCACTCAAACAATGAAATGGAACCGCTAAGAATGAATGGATTTGAGAAAGAGTCTGATTCTTTGAGTTACACAAGCAAACAGAAGGAATTTACATGTGATGAAGGATCAAAACAATACCTTTCGAAATCTCCGCTAAAGCTCTCAGCAGTTAAAGCCACGACAGGGTTTACCCATATTTACCCATCTTCGGAGGATGAAGATGTCTGTCCAACATGCCTTGAAG AATACACCGCTGAAAATCCCAGTATATTGACAAAATGTTCTCACCATTTCCATCTTGGTTGTATATACGAGTGGATGGAAAGAAGTGATACCTGTCCGATCTGTTGCAAG GTGATGGCATTTGATGAAACGACTTGA
- the LOC140823549 gene encoding uncharacterized protein, translating into MIQTMSLFWTVLLLFFTFGNFSEGKYVKKVPSLAAVYGTAYCDTCFHHKFPQIRHFISGASVAVECKDTSSSKISFRQEVKTNDKGEFKVYLPPYISKHVRKIKACSVNLLSSIHPYCAVAATAGHHFRSGKQGRNIFSEGFLTLKPMKEPEMCDERPDVKNFKNLKAEKSSFSNPNDPAILPPIQDPTPPEQPTLGLYLPPLPLLPRLPPLPLLPRLPPLPGIPYLPPVREAAVKPSQAVNNKGK; encoded by the exons ATGATCCAGACCATGTCTTTGTTTTGGACAGTGCTCTTATTATTTTTCACGTTTGGTAATTTCTCTGAGGGTAAATATGTGAAAAAGGTTCCATCTCTTGCTGCTGTTTACGGAACTGCATATTGTGATACATGCTTCCACCATAAATTTCCACAGATCAGACACTTCATTTCAG GTGCATCTGTTGCAGTGGAGTGCAAGGACACAAGTTCGTCGAAAATCAGTTTCAGACAGGAAGTGAAAACAAACGACAAGGGAGAATTCAAAGTTTATCTCCCTCCCTATATAAGCAAACATGTCAGAAAAATCAAGGCATGTTCCGTAAACTTACTCAGCAGCATCCATCCATACTGCGCCGTTGCGGCTACGGCAGGTCACCATTTCCGATCAGGAAAACAAGGAAGAAACATATTCTCAGAAGGGTTTCTTACTTTAAAGCCAATGAAGGAACCAGAAATGTGTGATGAGAGACCAGACGTCAAGAATTTCAAGAACCTGAAAGCTGAAAAATCCTCCTTTTCAAATCCTAATGATCCAGCAATTCTGCCTCCCATTCAAGATCCAACACCACCGGAACAGCCAACACTCGGGCTCTACCTTCCTCCACTGCCGTTGCTTCCCAGGCTGCCACCTCTACCACTGCTTCCACGTTTGCCGCCACTGCCTGGAATCCCATATTTGCCCCCCGTGAGAGAAGCTGCTGTAAAACCATCCCAAGCAGTGAATAATAAAGGTAAATAA
- the LOC140823550 gene encoding LOW QUALITY PROTEIN: uncharacterized protein (The sequence of the model RefSeq protein was modified relative to this genomic sequence to represent the inferred CDS: deleted 1 base in 1 codon), translated as MRKLKFHEKKLLKKVDFLEWKRELEGGHRENMVMHRYHVTGRDDYKKYSSLCRMVQKLVNILKQMDPRDRYRIEMTDGLLEKLYSMCVIPSRKSLALCERLSVSSFCRRRLATVMVQLKFAERLKEAVTYIEQGHTRVGPDMVTDPAFLVTRNMQDFITWVDTSKIRRKVLEYNEKLDDFDSMN; from the exons ATGAGGAAGCTTAAGTTTCATGAGAAGAAGCTATTGAAAAAAGTAGATTTCTTGGAATGGAAGAGAGAACTG GAAGGTGGGCACAGAGAGAACATGGTTATGCATCGGTACCACGTCACGGGCAGAGACGACTATAAAAA GTATTCGAGCTTGTGTAGAATGGTGCAGAAACTTGTGAATATTTTGAAACAGATGGATCCGAGGGACCGTTATCGGATTGAGATGACTGATGGCCTTCTTGAAAAGCT TTACAGCATGTGTGTGATACCATCTCGAAAAAGTTTGGCTTTGTGTGAACGCTTGTCGGTATCATCCTTTTGCCG GCGTAGGCTTGCAACTGTCATGGTGCAGTTGAAGTTCGCAGAACGCTTAAAAGAAGCAGTAACATATATTGAGCAAGGGCATACTCGCGTGGGACCAGATATGGTTACAGACCCTGCATTCCTCGTCACAAGGAATATGCAAGATTTCATTACATGGGTTGATACGTCAAAGATAAGGAGGAAGGTCCTGGAATACAATGAGAAGCTGGATGACTTTGACTCAATGAACTGA
- the LOC140824780 gene encoding agamous-like MADS-box protein MADS2 isoform X2, with translation MGRGRVELKRIENKINRQVTFAKRRNGLLKKAYELSVLCDAEVALIIFSSRGKLYEFCSTSNMLKTLEKYQKCSYGSLKVNNPGKDIEQSSYVEYVKLKSKYESLQRCQRHLLGDDLGPLSMNDLEQIEVQLQTSLHHIRSTRTQNMLDQLSDLQAKEKLMLEANGSLERKLQEFYAGQQYFQQSWVGGEQNNAYTHQHSVHSQGFFHPLPCNSNLQMGEFESDECIDESRPKRRQFGSGMDALILL, from the exons ATGGGTAGAGGGAGGGTGGAGTTGAAGAGAATAGAGAACAAAATAAATAGGCAGGTTACATTTGCAAAGAGGAGAAATGGGCTGCTCAAGAAAGCTTATGAGCTCTCTGTGCTCTGCGATGCCGAGGTTGCGCTTATCATCTTCTCTAGTCGGGGCAAGCTCTACGAATTCTGCAGCACCTCCAA CATGCTCAAGACACTCGAAAAGTATCAGAAATGCAGTTATGGTTCACTAAAAGTCAATAATCCAGGCAAGGATATTGAG CAAAGCAGCTATGTGGAATATGTGAAACTAAAATCCAAATACGAGTCGCTGCAACGATGCCAAAG ACATCTTCTTGGGGATGATTTGGGACCCCTAAGCATGAATGATCTTGAGCAGATTGAGGTTCAGTTGCAGACATCATTGCACCACATCCGGTCTACAAGG ACACAGAATATGCTTGATCAGCTTTCTGATCTTCAAGCTAAg GAAAAGTTGATGCTCGAAGCTAATGGTTCATTAGAAAGAAAG CTGCAAGAATTCTATGCTGGACAACAGTACTTTCAGCAATCTTGGGTAGGAGGAGAACAAAACAATGCATATACACATCAGCACAGTGTTCATTCCCAAGGCTTCTTTCATCCTCTTCCATGCAATTCTAATCTGCAAATGGG GGAATTCGAGTCAGATGAGTGCATCGATGAATCACGTCCAAAACGACGACAGTTTGGTTCCGGGATGGATGCATTGATCCTGTTGTGA
- the LOC140824780 gene encoding agamous-like MADS-box protein MADS2 isoform X1 — MGRGRVELKRIENKINRQVTFAKRRNGLLKKAYELSVLCDAEVALIIFSSRGKLYEFCSTSNMLKTLEKYQKCSYGSLKVNNPGKDIEQSSYVEYVKLKSKYESLQRCQRHLLGDDLGPLSMNDLEQIEVQLQTSLHHIRSTRTQNMLDQLSDLQAKEKLMLEANGSLERKLQEFYAGQQYFQQSWVGGEQNNAYTHQHSVHSQGFFHPLPCNSNLQMGYNDPGNSSQMSASMNHVQNDDSLVPGWMH; from the exons ATGGGTAGAGGGAGGGTGGAGTTGAAGAGAATAGAGAACAAAATAAATAGGCAGGTTACATTTGCAAAGAGGAGAAATGGGCTGCTCAAGAAAGCTTATGAGCTCTCTGTGCTCTGCGATGCCGAGGTTGCGCTTATCATCTTCTCTAGTCGGGGCAAGCTCTACGAATTCTGCAGCACCTCCAA CATGCTCAAGACACTCGAAAAGTATCAGAAATGCAGTTATGGTTCACTAAAAGTCAATAATCCAGGCAAGGATATTGAG CAAAGCAGCTATGTGGAATATGTGAAACTAAAATCCAAATACGAGTCGCTGCAACGATGCCAAAG ACATCTTCTTGGGGATGATTTGGGACCCCTAAGCATGAATGATCTTGAGCAGATTGAGGTTCAGTTGCAGACATCATTGCACCACATCCGGTCTACAAGG ACACAGAATATGCTTGATCAGCTTTCTGATCTTCAAGCTAAg GAAAAGTTGATGCTCGAAGCTAATGGTTCATTAGAAAGAAAG CTGCAAGAATTCTATGCTGGACAACAGTACTTTCAGCAATCTTGGGTAGGAGGAGAACAAAACAATGCATATACACATCAGCACAGTGTTCATTCCCAAGGCTTCTTTCATCCTCTTCCATGCAATTCTAATCTGCAAATGGG ATATAATGATCCAGGGAATTCGAGTCAGATGAGTGCATCGATGAATCACGTCCAAAACGACGACAGTTTGGTTCCGGGATGGATGCATTGA